One Ornithinicoccus hortensis genomic window, TGCAGCTCCCGGGCCGCGCGTCGCTGGGCGGCGTCCCCGGAGGGCACCACGTTGGTCGACCCGTCGCTGAGCTCGACCGGCGTGCCGGCGGCGACCAGCTGCATCACCGCCTTGGCCTGGTCGGCGACCGGATGGTCCATCGCCTGGTGGGCGGCGGCCACCTGCATCGAGGCGGAGTAGTCGTAGGTGCCGTAGTGCAGCCCGCTGACCCGCGCTCCCCCGGCCCGGACCGCCGCCGCCAGCTCGGCGCGGCCGTCCACCCCCAGGATCAGGGGCGGGGTCTCGACCTGGATCTCGAAGGTGAGCCGCCCGCTGTCCAGCCCGAGCTTGCGCTCGGCCTCCTCCAGCACCAGGACCAGCGCCTCGACCTGGCTCGCCGTGCTGACCTTGGGGAAGGTCAGGCGCAACCCCTCGGGCAACCCCGCGCCGTCGCCGTCGGCGAGGCCGGACAGGAACCGGCCCAGGGTGCGCAGCCCGCGGGCCCGCACGTCCGACTCGAAGCACTTGAACCGGATCCCCCAGAAGGGCGTCGCGGTCCCGTCCTGCTCGTCGGCGCGGCGGGCGGCCAGCGCGGCGGCCACGGCGGCGTCCTCGACCTCGTCGGGCCGCACCCCGTAGCCGTCCTCGAAGTCGACCCGCAGGTCCTCGACCGGCTCCTCGAGCAGCTTCTGCTCCACCCGGGGAGCCACCTCGGCGGCGAGACCGGGGTCCAGCCCCAGCTCGTGACAGAGCGCCTCGACGCCACCGTCCTGGGCTGCCAGTTCGCGCGCCGTGGCGCCCCAGCCGGCCGCCGTCCCCGGGCCGATGGCGTCGGCCGGGACGTAGACGGTGTGCACCGGTTGGCGGGAGTCGCCGGGCCCCGGGTATGCCGAGGCCAACAGGGCGTCGGTCGGGGCGAGGTGCTCCTCGACCCGGTCCAGCGTCGCCCGGTCAAAGAGGTCGTCGTCGCTCATGTCAGGGGGTCACCTCGGGCAGCGGCGCCGCACCCTCGGGCGTCTCCGGCAGGGCGGTCCCGGTGGCCCGGGCCGCCTGGTGGACGGCTGCGGCCACGTCCTTGGCCACCCGGGGGTTGAAGACGCTGGGCACGATGAAGCTCGGGTTCAGCTCGTCGGCGTCCACGCAGTCGGCGATGGCCGTGGCGGCCGCCACCAGCAGCTCGGTGGTGACCTCGCTGGCGCCGGCGTCGAGCAGCCCCCGGAACAGGCCCGGGAAGGCCAGCACGTTGTTGATCTGGTTCGGGAAGTCGGACCGGCCGGTCGCCACCACCATGGCGTGCTTGGCCGCCTCGACCGGGTGGATCTCGGGGTCGGGGTTGGCCAGCGCCATCACGACGGCGCGCTCGTTCATCGTGGCGATGTCCTCGGCGGTGAGCAGGTCCGGTGCGCTGACCCCGACGAAGACGTCCGCCCCGGCGACCGCCTCGGCCAGTGTGCCGCTGAAGTCCTCCTCGTTGGTGTGCTCGGCGATCCAGGCCCGGTGCTCGTCCTGGTAGGTCTCACCACGGTGCAGGGCACCCTTGCGGGCCACCCCGACGATGTGCCGGGCACCGTGCGCGATGAGCAGCTGGATGATCGCGTGGCCCGCGGCGCCGACGCCGGAGACCACGATCCGCACGTCCTCGATCTTCTTGTCGACCACGCGCAGCGCGTTGATCAGCGCGGCGAGCACCACGATCGCGGTGCCGTGCTGGTCGTCGTGGAAGACCGGGATGTCGAGTTCCTCACGCAGCCGGCGCTCGATCTCGAAGCAGCGGGGGGCCGCGATGTCCTCGAGGTTGATCCCGCCGTAGGTGGGCGCGATCGCCTTGACGATCTCGATGATCTTCTCGGTGTCCTTGGTGTCCAGGCACACCGGCCAGGCGTCCACCCCGGCGAACTGCTTGAATAGCACCGCCTTGCCCTCCATCACCGGCATGGCCGCGGCCGGGCCGATGTCGCCCAGCCCCAGCACCGAGGTGCCGTCGGTCACCACGGCGACGGTGTTGCGCTTGATCGTCAGGTTGCGGGCGCTCTCGGGATTGGCCGCGATCGCCTTGCAGACCCGCGCGACACCGGGGGTGTATGCCCGGGAGAGGTCGTCGCGGGTGCGCAGCGGCGACTTGGCCTCGACGGACAGCTTGCCGCCCAGGTGCATCAGGAAGGTGCGGTCGCTCACGTGCTGGACGCTCACCCCGTCCAGGGCGCCGAGTGCCTCGGCGACCCGCGCGGCGTGGTCGTCGTCGATCGTGTTGCAGCTGACGTCGACGATCATCGAGTCCGGTGAGGACTCCACGATGTCCAGGGCCGTGACGGCGGCTCCCGCCTCCGTGGTGGCCACGGCCAGCTCCGAGGTGGACGACATGCCCGCGGGGGCGCTGACCCGGAGCGTGATGGAGTGCCCGGGGTTGGGATGACCTGCCATGAATGCCTCCTAGAATTCCGTATTGCGGAGCCTACAGTTCGCAGAGCAGAATCATCAAGGGTTTCCCGCCGATCGGGTCCCCGTGTCCTCAGGACATCAGCGCACCGATCCGCGCCGCGGCCTCCTTCAGCCGGGGCACGGCCACGTCCACGAAGTCGCCCGCGACCCGGCTCACCGGGCCGATCACCGAGACGGCCATCGGCGCGGGGGCGCCCGGCACGGGGACCGCGTAGCACTGCACGCCGACCTCCTGCTCCTGCTCGTCGACCGCATACCCCCGGGCGCGGACGGTGGCCAACTGGGTGGCCAGGGCGTCGATGTCGGTGAGCGTCTGCGGGGTGGCGGCCGGCATCCCGGTCCTGCCCAGGATCGCGCGGACCTGCTCCTCGGGCAGGAAGGCCCCGACGGCCTTGCCGACGCCGCTGTTGTGCAGCAGCGCCTGACGGCCCACCTCGGTGAACATGCGCATCGCGTGCGGCGAGGGCGACTGGGCGATGTAGACCATGTGGTCCCCGTCCAGCATCGCCAGGTTCGCGGTCTCCGACAGATCCTGCACCAGGGACACCAGCTCCGGTCGCGCGATGCCGCCGAGCTGCTTGGAGGCGTGGTCCCCCAACCGGACCAGGCGGGCACCGAGGGCGTACCACCGCGACGGCAGCTGCCGCACGTAGCCCAGCGCCACGAGGGTCTGCAGCTGGCGGTGGATGGTCGGCACCGGCAGCCCGGAGCGGGTCGAGAGCTCACTGGTGGAGATCTCGCCCCCCGCGTCGGCGATCGCCTCCAACAGGGCGAAGGCGCGCTCGACGGACTGGATCTTGCCGTTCCGCTTGGGGGCCTTCTCGGACGTGGCCGACTCGCTCATGCGCTGCAGTCTACGAAGAACCCTTGACAGCCCAGTCAGGCATCCCTAAGGTTCCGTAGTGCAAGATACTTTTTCCGCATCGTGGAGGTAGAGATGGTCCGGTACACCGTCAACGCATCGATCCTGCTGACCGACCGGCCGCTCCTGGAGCGCCCGGCGGCCGCCGCCGAGGCCGGGTTCGGCGCGGTGGAGTTCTGGTGGCCATGGGCCACCGCCGTGCCGGGCGATGCCGAGGTGGACGCCTTCGTCCGCGCCGTGCGCGACGCCGGCGTGCAGCTCACCGGCCTCAACTTCTTCGCCGGCGACATGCCCGGAGGCGAGCGCGGCCTGGTCAGCCAGCCGGCCCGCAGCCAGGAGTTCCGGGACAACATCGACGTCGTCGTGGGCATCGGCGAACAGCTCGGCTGCCGGGGCTTCAACGCCCTCTACGGCCTGCGCGTGGACGGCGCCGACGTCGCCGCGTCGGAGGAGGCGGCGACCGAGAACCTGCTCGCCGCGAGTGCCGCCGTGGCCGCGATCGGCGGGACCGTGCTGCTGGAGCCGGTGAGCGGCGCCGCCGGCTACCCCCTGCTCACCGCCCGCGACGCCCTGGACGTGGTGGACCGGGTCAACGGCGCCGGCGGATCCGCGGTCGCCCTGCTGGCCGACTTCTACCACCTGGCCGTCAACGGCGACGACGTCGCCGCGGTCGTGGAGCAGCACGCCGCACAGTTCGGCCACATCCAGATCGCCGACGCCCCCGGCCGCGGCGAGCCCGGCACCGGTGACCTCCCCCTGCAGGAGTGGATCGAGCGCAGCTACGCGCTCGGCTACGACGGCTGGGTCGGCCTGGAGTACAAGACCGACGCCGCCGACCCGTTCGTCTGGCTGCCCCGCGAGCAGCGCGGCGCACCGGCCTGACCGGCACCACCGCCCACCGCACCGCACCCCGCACAGCACCACCCGAGAGGACTCCCCCATGAGCACGCAGCAGACCACCGTCGCCGTCATCGGCCTGGGCATCATGGGCGGCCCGATGGCCGCCAACCTGGTCAAGGCCGGCTTCGACACCGTCGGTTACAACCGTAGCCCGCAGAAGGTGAAGGACCTGGAGGCCGCGGGAGGCCGGGGCGCCGCCTCGATCGCCGAGGCGGTCGCCGACGCCGACGTCATCATCACGATGGTGCCCGACTCCCCCGACGTGGAGGACGTCGCGCTCGGCGAGGGCGGACTCGTCGGGGCGGCGAAGTCCGGCGCGATCTGGGTCGATGCCTCCACCATCCGCCCGGACGTCGCGGTCCGGGTGGGCGAGGCCGCCACCGAGGCGGGCCTGCGTCCGCTGGACGCACCGGTCTCCGGCGGTGAGAAGGGCGCCATCGAGGCGACCCTGTCGATCATGGCCGGTGGCGAGGCCGAGACCTTCGAGGCGGCACGCCCCGTCCTGGAGGCGGTCGGCAAGACCATCGTGCACGTCGGACCGTCCGGGTCCGGCCAGACCGTCAAGGCGGCCAACCAGCTGATCGTGGCGGGCACCATCGAGCTGGTCTCCGAGGCGCTGGTGTTCCTGGAGGCCTACGGCGTGGACACCGAGGCGGCCATCAAGGTCCTCGCCGGCGGACTGGCCGGCAACCGGATCCTGGACAACAAGGCCTCGGCCATGGCCCAGCGGTCCTTCCAGCCCGGCTTCCGGGTGGACCTGCACCACAAGGACATGGGCATCGTCACCGCCGCCGCCCGCGAGGCCGGGGTCGCGATCCCGCTCGGCGCCCTCACCGCCCAGCTGATGGGTTCGCTGCGCCAGCTCGGCCACGGCGACCTGGACCACTCGGCCCTGCTGCTGCTCGTCGAGCAGCTGTCCGGCCACACCCGCAAGGACTGAGCCCCGCCCCGGGAGCTCGCCACGACGTAAGGACGAACCGATGACCACCATGCGCGCCGTCGATGCCGCCATGCTGATCCTGGAGAAGGAGGGCGCCACCCAGACCTTCGGGGTCCCGGGCGCGGCGATCAACCCGTTCTTCTCCGCGATGAAGGCCCACGGAGGGATCCACCACGTGCTCGCCCGGCACGTGGAGGCCGCCTCCCACATGGCCGAGGGATACACCCGCGCCGCCGCCGGCAACATCGGCGTGTGCCTGGGCACCTCCGGGCCTGCGGGGACCGACATGCTCACCGGTCTGTACTCGGCCTCCGCGGACTCCATCCCGATCCTGGCGGTCACCGGACAGGCACCGGTGGCCAAGCTCGACAAGGAGGACTTCCAGGCGGTCGACATCGCCTCGATCGCCGCCCCGGTCACCAAGTGGGCGGTCACCGTGATGGAGGCCGGGCAGGTGCCCGGCACCTTCCAGCGGGCCTTCTGGCTGATGCGGGAAGGGCGTCCGGGACCGGTCCTGATCGACCTGCCGATCGACGTGCAGCTCGCCGAGATCGAGTTCGACATCGACACCTACGAGCCGTTGCCGGTGGCCCGCCCCGAGGCGACCCCGGCGCAGGCCGCCCGGGTGCTGGACATGCTCGCCACGGCCGAGCGCCCGGTGATCATCGCCGGCGGCGGCGTCATCAACGCCGACGCCGCGGACCTGCTGGTGCAGCTGGCCGAGACCCTCCAGGTCCCGGTCATCCCCACCCTGATGGGCTGGGGCGCCATCCCCGACGACCACCCGCTGCACGCAGGCATGGTGGGGCTGCAGACCTCGCACCGTTACGGCAACGCCACCTTCCTGGAGTCCGACCTGGTGATCGGCATCGGCAACCGCTGGGCCAACCGCCACACCGGTGCCCTGGACGTCTACACCGCCGGCCGCAGGTTCGTGCACATCGACATCGAGCCGACCCAGATCGGTCGCGTGCTGGCCCCCGACTTCAGCATCGTCTCCGACGCGGGGGCGGCCCTGCGTGCCCTGTTGGCCGGGGCGCAGGAGCGGGTCGAGCAGCGCAGCCTGCCGGACTTCGGTGTCTGGGTGAAGGACTGCGCTCTGCGCAAGGCCACGCTGCAGCGCAAGACCCACTTCGAGGACATCCCGATCAAGCCGCAGCGGGTCTACCAGGAGATGAACCGGGCGTTCGGCAAGGAGACCGTCTACGTCTCCACCATCGGGCTGTCCCAGATCGCCGGTGCCCAGTTGCTGCACGTCTTCGGTCCCCGCCGCTGGATCAACTGTGGCCAGGCCGGCCCGCTGGGCTGGACCATGCCGGCCGCGCTGGGTGTGGCCACGGCCCGCCCGGAGGCCGACGTCGTCGCCCTCTCCGGCGACTACGACTTCCAGTTCCTCGTCGAGGAGCTGGCGGTGGGCGCCCAGTTCCGCATCCCCTACGTCCACGTGCTGGTGAACAACTCCTACCTGGGCCTGATCCGCCAGTCGCAGCGGGCGTTCGACATGGACTACAACGTCTCGCTCGCGTTCGAGAACAGCAACTTCCCCGACACCAACGGCTACGGCGTGGACCACGTCGCCGTGGCCGAGGGCCTGGGCGTCAAGGCGGTGCGGGTCACCGACCCCGAGAAGCTGCACGAGGCGCTGACCGAGGCCCAGCGGCTGGCCAGGGCCGAGCGCCTGCCGGTCGTGGTCGAGGTCATCCTGGAGAAGGTCACCAACATCTCGATGGGTGCGGGCGGGCTGGACACGGTGCACGAGTTCGAGGCGCTGGCCGAGCTCGGTGCCGACGCCCCGACCGCCATCTCGGTGATGGACTGACAGACTGACGTCATGCGCGTAGTGCTCGCCCCGGACAAGTTCAAGGGTTCCCTGACCGCGGCGGAGGTCTGCTCGGCCCTGGCCGACGGCCTGCGCCGGGAGCTGCCCGAGGTCGAGGTGGTCAGCGTGTCCGTCGCCGACGGCGGCGACGGCACGGTCGCCGCCGTGCTCGACCAGGGGTGGCAGGCGGTCACGACCGAGGTGCCCGGCCCCTGGGGCGACCCGGTGGCCGCGACCTGGGCCCGGGAGCCGGACGGCCCCGGCGCGGTGCTGGAGATGGCCGCGTCCTCGGGCATCGCCCTGGCGCCGCAGGACGTCCCGTCCCGTCCCGACGACGGACCGACCCGGGCCCTGACCGCCTCGACGGCCGGCACCGGCGCACTGTTCGCCGCGGCCCTGGACCAGGGCTGCAGCACCATCGTGCTCGGGGTCGGCGGCAGCGCCACGAACGACGGGGGCGCGGGCATGCTCAGCGCCCTCGGCGCCCGCCTGCTCGACGCATCCGGTCACCCCGTCCCGCCTGGCGCAGCCGGCCTGGAGTCCCTGGACCGGGTCGACCTCTCCGGCCTGGACCGCAGGCTCCTGGCCGCAGAGGTGCTGCTGGCCAACGACGTGGACAACCCGCTGACCGGCGACGACGGCGCCGCGGCGGTCTTCGGCCCGCAGAAGGGCGCCGACCCGGCCACGGTGGCACGGATCGACGCGGCCCTCGCCCGCTGGGCCGAGCTGCTGGACGCCGCCCTCCCCACGCTGCCCGAGCCGACCGCGGGACGACCGGGAAGGGCGACCGCCCGTGGCGCCGGTGCCGCCGGCGGCACCGGCTACGCGGCGATGGCCGTCGGCGCCCAGCAGGTCTCCGGCGTCGACCACGTCCTGGACCTCGTGGGCCTGGACGACGCCCTGGAGGGCGCAGACCTGGTGGTCACCGGCGAGGGGATGCTGGACCGGCAGACCCTGTCGGGCAAGGCCCCGGTGGGCGTCCTGGCCCGGGCCCGGCGCCACGGCATACCCGTCGTCGCGGTGTGCGGCCACCGTGCCCTGACCGACGCGGAGACCGACGAGGTCGGGTTCGCCGCCGCGTACGCGCTCACGGACCTCGAGCCGGACGTCGAGCGGTGCATCGAGGACCCGGTGCCCCTCCTGGAACGGGTCGGCGGCCTGCTGGCGGGCCACGTCCCGCCGCACCAGCCGCCCACCAGCGGACGGGAGGAGACCCCGTGAGCACGGACCCCAGCACGCCTCGGTTGGAGGAGGTCAACCGTCCGGAGTCGTTCCGCGCCGAGTTGGAGCGGTTGCGCGCCGAGGCGACCGGGACCCCGGGCGGGGACCCGAGCCCCGCCGGAGGCACCACCGACCGGACGGGCGGGACGGGCCTGGACCTCGTCGTCCGCGGCGAGCGGATCCTGGTCGAGGGCGCCTTCGGCCCCTGGGAGGTGGGCGTCCGGGGCGAGCAGGTCGTGGCCATCGAGCCGCTCGGGACCGGCCTGGCCGCGGGCCGGGTCATCGAGCTGGCCGCCGACGAGGTGCTGGTGCCGGGGCTGGTCGACACGCACGTCCATGTCAACGAACCCGGCCGCACCGAGTGGGAGGGGTTCGCCACCGCCACCCGCGCCGCGGCCGCCGGCGGTGTGACGACGATCCTGGACATGCCGCTGAACTCGATCCCCTCGACGGTCACCCCCGAGGCGCTGGAGCTCAAGCGGCTGGTCGCCGGCCCCCAGGCGCACGTCGACGTCGGCTTCTGGGGCGGGGCCGTCCCCGGCAACCGGGACCAGCTCGCCGCGCTGCACGGGGCGGGGGCGTTCGGATTCAAGTGCTTCCTGCTGCACTCGGGCGTGGACGAGTTCCCGCCGTTGACGCCGGAGGACCTGGAGGACTACCTGCGGGAGGTCGCCGGGTTCGGTGGCCTGATGATCGTGCACGCCGAGGACTCGCGGGCGATCGACCTGGCACCGCACTGCGAGGGTGACCGCTACGAGCGGTTCCTGGCCTCCCGGCCGCGCGGCGCGGAGAACCTGGCCATCGCCGTGGTCATCGAGCGGGCCCGTTGGACCGGTGCGCGGGCGCACGTCCTGCACCTGTCGTCCTCCGACGCGCTGCCGATGGTCGCCAGCGCCAAGGCCGACGGGGTCGACCTGACCGTGGAGACCTGCCCGCACTACCTGACGTTGACCGCCGAGGACGTCCCGGCCGGCGCCACCGCCTACAAGTGCTGCCCGCCGATCCGGGAGGAGTCCAACCGCGAGCTCCTCTGGCAGGGGTTGCTGGACGGCACCATCGACTACATCGCCTCGGACCACTCGCCCTCGACCCCGGAGATGAAGGGCGTCGCGCACGGCGACTTCGGCCAGGCCTGGGGAGGCGTCGCCTCGGTCCAGGTGCAGCTGCCGGTGGTCTGGACCGAGGCCCGGCGCCGTGGCATCCCGCTGGAGCAGGTGATCGCCTGGATGGCCACCAAACCCGCCGCACGGGTGGGCCTGTCCTCGCGCAAGGGCGCGATCGGCGTGGGCCTGGACGCCGACCTGGTGGTGCTCGCCCCCGACGCGACCTTCACGGTGGACGCGGCCGCGCTGCAACACCGGCACGCCGTCACCCCGTACGACGGCAGGGAACTGACCGGCGTCGTGCGTCGCACCCTGCTGCGGGGCGCACCGACCGGGGACACCCCGCACGGTCGGCTCCTGTCCCCCGGCTAGCCGCTCAGAGTCGGACCGGCTCCCCCGGCAGGTACTCGGCGAACACCCACAGGTCCACGTCGCGGATCGCCAGCACGCCCAGGTACGGGAACTGGGAGTCCACCGCGGGCCACAGCGAGGCGGCACCGTCGGCGGACCACCGGAGGTAGCCCAGCGGCCTGAGCGCACCCAGGCTGTCGTGGACCTCGGTTTCCCTGTCGACCACGCTGATCCACCAGCCGCCCGCCCCGTCGCCCCGGGGCAACAGGCCCGGGGTCTCGATGAGGTGCTCGAGCAGCAGGCCGCTGCCCCGGCTGTTCCGCATCGGCCACGCGGTGGCGACCCGACCCTCGCCCTCGTCCCGGCCCACCGGGGTCCGGTCGAAGTGCACGGTGACCACCGGGTCGATCGCGTCGATCTGTTCCTCGGTCACGCTCGGAGCTTCTCCCCGGCCGAGCAGCCGGGCGAACCAGCCCCGGGGATCTTCCGGGACGCTGATGGTCGGCACCTCCGCGGGAGCCTGCGGTGGCGGATCGGGCTCCGCGCCCACCAGCTCGCAGAACAGGGACACGCCCCGGGAGCGCCCGGCGAGGGCGGCCACGTCGTCGGCACCGACCAGCGCCGGGAACCCGTGGACCCGCGCGGTCCCCTCGCCGGCCAGCAACAGGATCCCGAGGGTGTCGGCCGGTCCCCCGCCCTGGCGGGTCCGGTCCTGGGTGAGCCGCCAGGCGGCCTCCGAACCGTCCCCGACGCGCGGGCTCCGTCGCGCGACCTCGCGGAGCAGTCCCGCCACCGTGTCGTCCGCCGGGTGGTCCCAGACCGCATCCCCAGCGTCGCCGCCGGCGACGGACTCCGGGGCATAGAACTCGAGGTCGACCCCGACCGTCCGGACCATCACGTCACTCCCCACCTCGGTGCACCCCTGACCGGACCAGCGTATGCCGTGTCCCGGGTCAGCCGGGCTGCTCCAGCGTGCGTTCGAACAGTCCGCGCACGTCGTGCGGCAGGTGCGACTCGGTGACGGTCACGTCCAGGTCGACGGCGTCGCAGCACACCCGATAGGTGAACGCGTCCGGGTGGCCGCCCCGGGACGCCTCCCCGCCCGGCGCCTGCAGCGCGCGCAGCCGCTGGCCACCGAGCAGGTGGCGCCAGTCCCGGGTATCGGGCTCGGGCAGTTCGTCCAGGCGCACCTCGCGCTCCCGGACCAGGCCGGCGAACCCGCCGCTGCGACGCAGCAGCAGCTCGGCCCCGGCGGGCGCCGGCTCGGCTCCGCCCTCGGGCACCGGGTCCGTTGCCGGGCCGGGTGCCGGCTCCTCGGCACCTGCCACGTCCGACCCCTGCCCGGTCAGCACGCCGACCGCCTCCCACCCGTGCCGCACCGCCGCGACCTCGGCGGAGTCCGCGCCGTAACGGTCGGTGGCCGCGGTCACAGTCAGCTGGGCGAACGTGGCGAAGTCGCAGTCGGCCCGGATGTCCCCGGTCAGCGTGTCGTACCAGATCTGACCCGGCGCCTCCCAGGCGTTGCCGCCGAGCGCGACGGCGGTCTCGTAGAACGCCCGGTTGGGGATGCCCGAGTTGATGTGCACGCCGCCGTTGTCCTCCGCGGTCCGGACGTAGTCGTCCAGGTGGCCCGGCTGCGGGTCCTTGCCCAGCACGGGGTCGTCGTATGCCGTGCCCGGCGCCTTCATCGACCGCAGCGCCACGCCCTGCACCGCGTCGGTGAACAGGTCCGCCCCGATCAGCCAGTCCGCCTCCCGCGCGGACTGGCCGAGGGCACGCTGGCGCACCAGCGAACCGAAGACGTCGGACACACTCTCGTTGAGGGCGCCCGGCTGGTCGCGGTACATCAGCCCGGCCGTGTGCTCGATGACGCCGTGGGCGAGCTCGTGGCCGATGACGTCCAGGCTGAGCGTGAACCGGTTGAAGATGCGGCCGTCCCCGTCGCCGAAGACCATCTGCACGCCGTCCCAGAAGGCGTTGTCGTAGTCCCGGTCGAAGTGCACCGTCGCCAGCAACGGCATCCCCCGGCCGTCGAGGGAGTCGCGCCCGAAGGCGTCGAAGAACAGCTGCCAGGTGTCCCCCAACCCGTCGTAGGCCTCGTCGGCCGCCGGGTCACCGGTGGGGTCCTCCGCCTCCCGCCGGACGGGGGTGCCGGGCAGCTCCCGGCCACCTCGGGCATCGGACACCACCCGCTGCGGCCCGGGCTCGCCCTGGCCGCCGGACTCGGGTGACTCCACCGCGCCCGACTCGGCCGCACCCGACTCCACCTCGCCCGAGGCCACCTCGCCCGAGGGGTCCGCCCACTGGCCCCACAGGTCCGGACGCTCCCGGGCGCGGCGCAGCGTGTCGTCCCCGTCCAGGGTGCGCCGCGCGGGGCCGGACAGGCCCGGGTCGGCATCGGCCGCCAACCGCTCCAGCAGGTAGGGCGGCACGAAGCCGTGGGTCCGGGACCTGGTCGGGTCGTTCATCGCTGCTCCGTTCGCCGTGGTAGTCCCCAGTGTGGACCCCACCACCGACAAACGGCCGGGAAGGTCAGGGCACGGCGCCGTAGGTGCGCCCCACCCCGATCCGCAGCACCAGCCGCCGCTCCGCCACCTGGCTCGAGCGGTACTCCTCCCAGTCCGGGTGCTCCCCGGAGATCGCCCGGTAGTACCCGACCAGCTCGTCGACCACCTCGTCGTGGGGGTCACCCGCGACCTCGGTGAGCTCTGCGCGGCCCTCGGCCACGGCATACCCCCAGAAGTCGTCCGAGCTCACCTGGAGGGCCACCCACGGCTCGCGCCGGGCGTTGCGGGTCTTGGCCCGGTCCTGCGTCACCGAGACCCGGGCGGTGTCGGTCTCCGGGTCGTAGACGTAGAGCACGTTGGACAGCTGCGGCCGTCCGTTGCGTCGCAGGGTGACCAGGACGCCCTTGTGGTGGGCGGCCAGGAAGTCCCGGTGCCCGGGCGCGATGCCGTCGCCGGACACGGTCAGGCCGCCGTGCTG contains:
- a CDS encoding DUF6986 family protein; its protein translation is MSDDDLFDRATLDRVEEHLAPTDALLASAYPGPGDSRQPVHTVYVPADAIGPGTAAGWGATARELAAQDGGVEALCHELGLDPGLAAEVAPRVEQKLLEEPVEDLRVDFEDGYGVRPDEVEDAAVAAALAARRADEQDGTATPFWGIRFKCFESDVRARGLRTLGRFLSGLADGDGAGLPEGLRLTFPKVSTASQVEALVLVLEEAERKLGLDSGRLTFEIQVETPPLILGVDGRAELAAAVRAGGARVSGLHYGTYDYSASMQVAAAHQAMDHPVADQAKAVMQLVAAGTPVELSDGSTNVVPSGDAAQRRAARELHHRLVTRSLRQGIYQGWDMHPGHLITRYIANYAFFRSGLPSAGDRIGRYIAQVQGEVMDEPATVRALARYLHRGHSCGAIGEDELVSRTGLDGPRMQELARPRSDTAALAKEAHP
- a CDS encoding NAD-dependent malic enzyme, producing the protein MAGHPNPGHSITLRVSAPAGMSSTSELAVATTEAGAAVTALDIVESSPDSMIVDVSCNTIDDDHAARVAEALGALDGVSVQHVSDRTFLMHLGGKLSVEAKSPLRTRDDLSRAYTPGVARVCKAIAANPESARNLTIKRNTVAVVTDGTSVLGLGDIGPAAAMPVMEGKAVLFKQFAGVDAWPVCLDTKDTEKIIEIVKAIAPTYGGINLEDIAAPRCFEIERRLREELDIPVFHDDQHGTAIVVLAALINALRVVDKKIEDVRIVVSGVGAAGHAIIQLLIAHGARHIVGVARKGALHRGETYQDEHRAWIAEHTNEEDFSGTLAEAVAGADVFVGVSAPDLLTAEDIATMNERAVVMALANPDPEIHPVEAAKHAMVVATGRSDFPNQINNVLAFPGLFRGLLDAGASEVTTELLVAAATAIADCVDADELNPSFIVPSVFNPRVAKDVAAAVHQAARATGTALPETPEGAAPLPEVTP
- a CDS encoding hydroxypyruvate isomerase family protein — protein: MVRYTVNASILLTDRPLLERPAAAAEAGFGAVEFWWPWATAVPGDAEVDAFVRAVRDAGVQLTGLNFFAGDMPGGERGLVSQPARSQEFRDNIDVVVGIGEQLGCRGFNALYGLRVDGADVAASEEAATENLLAASAAVAAIGGTVLLEPVSGAAGYPLLTARDALDVVDRVNGAGGSAVALLADFYHLAVNGDDVAAVVEQHAAQFGHIQIADAPGRGEPGTGDLPLQEWIERSYALGYDGWVGLEYKTDAADPFVWLPREQRGAPA
- a CDS encoding glycerate kinase; this translates as MRVVLAPDKFKGSLTAAEVCSALADGLRRELPEVEVVSVSVADGGDGTVAAVLDQGWQAVTTEVPGPWGDPVAATWAREPDGPGAVLEMAASSGIALAPQDVPSRPDDGPTRALTASTAGTGALFAAALDQGCSTIVLGVGGSATNDGGAGMLSALGARLLDASGHPVPPGAAGLESLDRVDLSGLDRRLLAAEVLLANDVDNPLTGDDGAAAVFGPQKGADPATVARIDAALARWAELLDAALPTLPEPTAGRPGRATARGAGAAGGTGYAAMAVGAQQVSGVDHVLDLVGLDDALEGADLVVTGEGMLDRQTLSGKAPVGVLARARRHGIPVVAVCGHRALTDAETDEVGFAAAYALTDLEPDVERCIEDPVPLLERVGGLLAGHVPPHQPPTSGREETP
- the gcl gene encoding glyoxylate carboligase, with protein sequence MTTMRAVDAAMLILEKEGATQTFGVPGAAINPFFSAMKAHGGIHHVLARHVEAASHMAEGYTRAAAGNIGVCLGTSGPAGTDMLTGLYSASADSIPILAVTGQAPVAKLDKEDFQAVDIASIAAPVTKWAVTVMEAGQVPGTFQRAFWLMREGRPGPVLIDLPIDVQLAEIEFDIDTYEPLPVARPEATPAQAARVLDMLATAERPVIIAGGGVINADAADLLVQLAETLQVPVIPTLMGWGAIPDDHPLHAGMVGLQTSHRYGNATFLESDLVIGIGNRWANRHTGALDVYTAGRRFVHIDIEPTQIGRVLAPDFSIVSDAGAALRALLAGAQERVEQRSLPDFGVWVKDCALRKATLQRKTHFEDIPIKPQRVYQEMNRAFGKETVYVSTIGLSQIAGAQLLHVFGPRRWINCGQAGPLGWTMPAALGVATARPEADVVALSGDYDFQFLVEELAVGAQFRIPYVHVLVNNSYLGLIRQSQRAFDMDYNVSLAFENSNFPDTNGYGVDHVAVAEGLGVKAVRVTDPEKLHEALTEAQRLARAERLPVVVEVILEKVTNISMGAGGLDTVHEFEALAELGADAPTAISVMD
- a CDS encoding 2-hydroxy-3-oxopropionate reductase gives rise to the protein MSTQQTTVAVIGLGIMGGPMAANLVKAGFDTVGYNRSPQKVKDLEAAGGRGAASIAEAVADADVIITMVPDSPDVEDVALGEGGLVGAAKSGAIWVDASTIRPDVAVRVGEAATEAGLRPLDAPVSGGEKGAIEATLSIMAGGEAETFEAARPVLEAVGKTIVHVGPSGSGQTVKAANQLIVAGTIELVSEALVFLEAYGVDTEAAIKVLAGGLAGNRILDNKASAMAQRSFQPGFRVDLHHKDMGIVTAAAREAGVAIPLGALTAQLMGSLRQLGHGDLDHSALLLLVEQLSGHTRKD
- a CDS encoding IclR family transcriptional regulator, coding for MSESATSEKAPKRNGKIQSVERAFALLEAIADAGGEISTSELSTRSGLPVPTIHRQLQTLVALGYVRQLPSRWYALGARLVRLGDHASKQLGGIARPELVSLVQDLSETANLAMLDGDHMVYIAQSPSPHAMRMFTEVGRQALLHNSGVGKAVGAFLPEEQVRAILGRTGMPAATPQTLTDIDALATQLATVRARGYAVDEQEQEVGVQCYAVPVPGAPAPMAVSVIGPVSRVAGDFVDVAVPRLKEAAARIGALMS